A single genomic interval of Flavobacterium sp. N2820 harbors:
- a CDS encoding glycoside hydrolase family 2 TIM barrel-domain containing protein, whose amino-acid sequence MKKIIFLLIFCYSFTTYSQTEKVVVENNNSEMKLKVDGKDFIVNGMNWDYFPIGTNYSYSLWNQSDMFIQQALDQEMGLLKNMGVNTIRVYSGMPKKWIEYIHDRYGIYTMLNHSFGRYGLTLDGVWTPNTEYSNAKTKSLLIKEVTQMASDYKDTKGLLLFLLGNENNYGLFWDGAETENIPVKDRKSTVRARAMYKLFNEAALAMKSIDNSHPVAICNGDLLFLDLVAEECKDVDIFGTNVYRGQSFGDLFERVKKEYGKPVLFTEFGSDAFNALNNQEDQSAQAHYLKENWKEIYENAAGLGKSGNALGGFTFQFSDGWWKYGQTKNLSVHDNNASWSNGGYQFDYRLGENNMNEEWFGICAKGPTNARGFYDLYPRAAYYTLKDVHRLNPYESGVSLENINQYFKNIQIMDAVLKARGDKAALGGNDSEIIKLSNLRAEFTTFNTGGSLITTPESEDPEANAYPNKLGFDHMQSYYIGVEANPAPNMKANVNVNILGRVAENPINEIFYENRGRTQTVNTETGTVELSDVNRVQIYNASYSWNEKYFDLRGFYRTGHYHWGYEGDFFGLYPEANYGPNLDIYNGETMGFEIDGKRELNGLKAAFGPQLWWGANPAFLLKYSKKIGKFDATAVYHEDIDKASAALTSIAIPLPKTRRATVHFKTTIGKVGIELGGIWGGQPLNGRIFQYAEGTSGNYTVYDDKVKGSDNWGGKTKITYTGGAFNVYAQGAVMGLVANGGADNTQTFTGWRLKDSGSGNQANFLAGFTYSIGNLQIAPNFLWQKPLLEAMPNDVQAPGRLRNIQDDPFVVRANRETVGGELLLTYDPTPGTWMYEWDNDMAEDAKFAISSGFVFRHLPTTQDAAIGFFSDRSSFAFDKSAPAHDLWESNTRIVSKLNPDLGFIANVYFGNAQANGSDARLIERVGADVRLIYKKVKLVSAVKFNDWGPYDYHRDFNLTYPLQMSLDLSTSLGKPDWFILPNTKLGIMGIWRSLDQYSPRYLPNQTATEFDTEPILSPVGFGNGSEWEIRTYIHINIGK is encoded by the coding sequence ATGAAAAAAATTATTTTTTTACTAATTTTTTGTTATTCATTTACTACCTATTCTCAAACCGAAAAAGTAGTTGTTGAAAATAATAATTCGGAAATGAAACTTAAAGTGGATGGTAAAGACTTTATAGTAAACGGAATGAATTGGGATTATTTTCCAATTGGAACCAACTATTCTTACAGTCTTTGGAACCAATCCGATATGTTTATTCAACAAGCTCTTGACCAAGAGATGGGATTATTAAAAAACATGGGTGTAAATACAATTAGAGTATATTCTGGAATGCCCAAAAAATGGATTGAGTACATTCATGATCGATATGGAATTTATACCATGTTAAATCATTCATTTGGACGTTATGGCTTAACTTTAGATGGTGTTTGGACACCAAATACAGAGTATTCTAACGCCAAGACAAAATCGCTTTTAATAAAAGAAGTTACTCAAATGGCTTCAGATTATAAAGACACGAAAGGATTGCTTTTATTTTTGTTAGGAAATGAAAATAACTACGGTCTATTTTGGGATGGTGCTGAAACTGAAAATATTCCTGTAAAAGATAGAAAATCAACTGTTCGTGCCCGTGCAATGTACAAATTATTCAATGAGGCTGCTTTAGCAATGAAATCAATTGATAATTCGCATCCAGTAGCTATTTGTAATGGTGATTTATTGTTTTTAGATTTAGTAGCCGAAGAATGTAAAGATGTCGATATTTTTGGAACTAACGTATATAGAGGACAATCTTTTGGGGATTTGTTTGAAAGAGTAAAAAAAGAATACGGTAAACCAGTCTTATTTACTGAATTTGGTTCAGACGCTTTTAATGCTTTAAATAATCAAGAAGATCAAAGCGCTCAAGCACATTACCTGAAAGAAAATTGGAAAGAAATTTATGAAAATGCTGCAGGTTTAGGTAAATCAGGAAATGCTTTAGGAGGATTTACTTTTCAATTTAGTGATGGATGGTGGAAATATGGACAAACTAAAAACTTAAGTGTTCACGATAATAATGCCTCTTGGTCAAACGGTGGGTACCAATTTGATTATAGATTAGGTGAAAATAACATGAATGAAGAGTGGTTTGGTATTTGTGCAAAAGGGCCTACAAATGCAAGAGGTTTTTATGATTTATACCCTCGTGCAGCATACTATACATTAAAAGATGTTCACAGACTTAATCCATATGAAAGCGGAGTTTCTTTAGAAAATATCAATCAATATTTTAAAAACATTCAAATAATGGATGCTGTTTTAAAAGCCCGTGGAGACAAAGCGGCGTTGGGTGGAAATGATAGTGAGATAATAAAATTAAGTAATCTGAGAGCTGAATTTACTACATTTAATACTGGTGGTAGTTTGATTACAACTCCTGAAAGTGAAGATCCAGAGGCTAATGCTTATCCAAATAAATTAGGATTTGATCACATGCAATCTTATTATATTGGTGTTGAAGCAAATCCAGCGCCAAACATGAAAGCTAATGTTAATGTTAATATTTTAGGTCGTGTAGCTGAAAATCCTATCAATGAAATTTTCTATGAAAATAGAGGAAGAACTCAAACCGTTAATACAGAAACGGGTACAGTTGAATTAAGCGATGTCAATAGAGTTCAAATTTATAACGCTTCGTATTCTTGGAATGAAAAATATTTTGATTTGAGAGGTTTTTACAGAACCGGACATTACCATTGGGGATATGAAGGCGATTTCTTTGGGTTGTATCCTGAAGCAAATTATGGTCCTAATTTAGATATTTACAATGGAGAAACTATGGGTTTTGAAATTGATGGTAAAAGAGAATTAAATGGATTAAAGGCTGCTTTTGGACCACAACTTTGGTGGGGAGCTAACCCTGCTTTCTTATTGAAATATAGTAAAAAAATAGGAAAATTTGATGCAACAGCTGTGTATCATGAAGATATTGATAAGGCTTCTGCAGCACTTACTTCAATTGCAATTCCACTTCCTAAAACACGTAGAGCAACCGTACATTTTAAAACAACTATCGGAAAAGTTGGTATTGAATTAGGTGGTATTTGGGGAGGACAACCTCTTAATGGTAGAATATTCCAATATGCAGAAGGTACTTCTGGAAATTACACCGTGTATGATGATAAAGTTAAAGGGTCTGACAATTGGGGTGGTAAAACTAAAATTACCTACACCGGAGGGGCATTTAATGTGTATGCACAAGGAGCAGTAATGGGATTAGTTGCAAATGGTGGTGCCGATAACACACAAACATTTACTGGCTGGAGATTAAAAGATAGTGGAAGTGGAAATCAAGCAAATTTCTTAGCTGGTTTTACATACAGTATTGGTAATCTTCAAATTGCACCTAATTTCTTGTGGCAAAAACCTTTACTTGAAGCCATGCCAAACGATGTTCAAGCTCCAGGAAGATTAAGAAATATTCAAGATGATCCGTTTGTAGTTAGAGCAAATAGAGAGACTGTTGGTGGAGAATTATTATTAACTTATGACCCAACACCAGGAACTTGGATGTATGAATGGGATAATGATATGGCTGAAGATGCAAAATTTGCAATTAGCTCTGGCTTTGTTTTCCGTCATTTGCCAACAACACAAGATGCTGCAATTGGATTTTTTAGTGATCGTAGTTCTTTTGCTTTTGATAAATCGGCACCAGCACATGATTTGTGGGAATCTAATACAAGAATCGTTTCTAAATTAAATCCCGATTTAGGATTTATAGCAAATGTTTATTTTGGAAATGCACAAGCAAATGGAAGCGATGCAAGATTAATTGAAAGAGTAGGTGCAGATGTTAGATTAATTTATAAAAAAGTAAAACTAGTTTCAGCAGTTAAATTTAATGATTGGGGACCATATGATTATCACCGTGATTTTAACTTAACTTATCCTTTACAAATGTCTCTAGATTTGTCAACTTCTCTTGGTAAACCTGACTGGTTTATTTTGCCAAACACAAAATTAGGAATTATGGGAATTTGGCGTTCATTAGACCAATACTCACCAAGATATTTACCAAATCAAACAGCTACCGAATTTGATACAGAACCAATTTTGAGTCCTGTAGGTTTTGGAAATGGCTCAGAATGGGAAATTAGAACATATATACACATCAACATTGGAAAATAA
- a CDS encoding glycoside hydrolase family 16 protein → MFIKNKNSIRSISLALSLIVISGCSTDEKQTVTTMKNLVMQDEFDVDGAPNSAYWSYNIGTGNNGWGNNELQYYTDRPENIVVEDGMLKITAKQELYMGSGYTSARILTKGKVEQKYGRIEARVKLPWGKGLWPAFWMLGANSDTVIWPECGEIDIMEYLGNNPTTAFGTIHGPGYSGANAITKNYTLQNDRFDKGFHIFGIEWGENYINYYIDDVLYNQITPEDVPGEWVFDQPFYIIMNVAVGGNLPGSPNGDTTFPQTMLVDYVRIYQ, encoded by the coding sequence ATGTTTATAAAAAATAAAAATAGCATCAGAAGTATATCTTTAGCGCTTTCATTAATTGTTATTTCTGGATGTTCAACTGATGAAAAACAAACCGTAACTACAATGAAAAATCTAGTAATGCAAGACGAATTTGACGTTGATGGAGCTCCAAATAGCGCATACTGGAGTTATAATATTGGTACGGGAAACAATGGTTGGGGTAATAACGAATTACAATATTACACAGACCGACCAGAAAATATTGTTGTTGAAGACGGAATGCTTAAAATTACAGCAAAACAAGAATTGTACATGGGTTCTGGATACACATCTGCAAGAATTTTGACCAAAGGAAAGGTAGAACAAAAATATGGACGAATTGAAGCAAGAGTGAAACTTCCATGGGGCAAAGGTTTATGGCCAGCTTTTTGGATGTTGGGTGCTAATTCAGATACTGTAATTTGGCCAGAGTGTGGTGAAATTGATATTATGGAATATTTAGGTAATAATCCTACAACCGCTTTTGGAACAATTCATGGTCCTGGTTATTCTGGAGCAAATGCTATTACTAAAAATTATACACTTCAAAATGATCGTTTTGATAAAGGTTTTCACATTTTTGGAATCGAATGGGGTGAAAATTACATCAATTACTACATTGACGATGTATTGTATAATCAAATTACTCCTGAAGATGTTCCCGGAGAATGGGTTTTTGACCAGCCATTTTATATTATCATGAATGTTGCTGTTGGTGGAAATTTACCAGGCTCACCTAATGGAGATACTACTTTTCCACAAACAATGCTTGTTGATTATGTAAGAATCTATCAATAA
- a CDS encoding Ig-like domain-containing protein — translation MKNKKINYLKNTFVLALVLLINVNCERDLSDDATLSTFSKNPAVFIDAFSAGLGYGAFGGSKYTAFTVDTETKYLGTASMRFDVPSEGDPAGAYAGGVFIDGSGRNLTEYDALTFWVKGSQAATLNEVGFGTDFGENKYNVVMQNVPIGTNWSKVIIPIPDASKLVQEKGMFWYSEGPENGLGYTFWIDNVMYEKLGTIAHGQASILNGNNLSETTFVGVNSNVEGVIATFNMPNGINQSVSISPAYLNFSSSNTSVASVDSSGLVTSLSTGTSVITADFNGTPTTGSLTINCVGTFVHAPTPTKNQANVISIFSDAYTNVPVNYYNGYWQPWQTTVSNDFTVQNDNILNYTIFNFVGIEFSSPTINANSMTHVHLDAFIPGPIAPGRQLRVIVVDFGADGAFGGGDDTRHSTTFTAPTLVSQNWIPIDIPFSAMPLLLSRSHLAQIILEGGDGSVIYVDNIYFYN, via the coding sequence ATGAAAAATAAGAAAATTAATTACTTAAAAAACACATTTGTATTAGCCTTAGTATTGCTAATAAATGTGAACTGTGAAAGAGATTTGTCTGATGATGCAACACTTTCAACTTTTTCAAAAAATCCAGCTGTTTTTATTGATGCATTTAGTGCTGGATTAGGTTATGGAGCCTTTGGAGGTTCAAAATATACTGCATTCACAGTAGATACTGAAACAAAGTACCTAGGAACAGCATCAATGCGATTTGATGTACCTAGTGAAGGTGATCCTGCTGGCGCTTATGCCGGAGGTGTTTTTATAGACGGTTCGGGTAGAAATTTAACCGAATATGATGCCTTAACTTTTTGGGTAAAAGGTTCTCAAGCTGCTACATTAAATGAAGTAGGTTTTGGAACTGATTTTGGCGAAAATAAATATAATGTTGTTATGCAAAATGTACCGATAGGAACAAACTGGTCTAAAGTGATAATTCCTATTCCTGATGCATCTAAATTAGTACAAGAAAAAGGTATGTTTTGGTATTCTGAAGGTCCAGAAAATGGCTTAGGTTATACTTTTTGGATTGATAATGTAATGTATGAAAAATTAGGAACTATTGCGCATGGTCAAGCTTCTATTTTGAATGGAAACAATCTATCTGAAACTACATTTGTTGGCGTTAATTCTAATGTTGAAGGAGTTATTGCTACTTTTAACATGCCAAATGGTATAAATCAATCGGTGTCGATTAGTCCTGCTTATTTGAATTTTTCTTCTTCAAACACATCCGTTGCAAGTGTTGATTCTTCAGGTTTAGTAACTTCTTTGAGTACAGGAACTTCTGTTATTACTGCAGATTTTAACGGAACACCAACAACAGGTAGCCTTACAATCAATTGTGTTGGTACATTTGTTCATGCACCAACTCCTACAAAAAATCAAGCGAATGTAATATCTATCTTTTCAGATGCTTACACAAATGTACCAGTAAACTATTATAATGGATATTGGCAACCTTGGCAAACAACTGTTTCTAATGATTTTACAGTTCAAAATGATAACATCTTGAATTATACTATTTTTAACTTCGTAGGAATAGAATTTAGTTCTCCTACAATTAATGCAAATAGTATGACCCACGTTCATTTAGATGCATTCATACCAGGACCAATTGCTCCAGGTAGACAATTACGTGTTATTGTAGTTGATTTTGGTGCAGATGGCGCGTTTGGCGGAGGAGATGATACTAGACATTCAACAACTTTTACAGCTCCGACTTTAGTTTCTCAAAATTGGATTCCAATTGATATTCCTTTTTCTGCAATGCCACTTTTATTGAGCAGATCTCACTTGGCACAAATTATTTTAGAAGGTGGCGATGGTTCTGTCATATATGTTGATAATATTTACTTCTATAATTAA
- a CDS encoding glycosyl hydrolase family 17 protein — protein MKSVKSIAFIKASKIFFLIGILCFGFSCKTKLTSQTKNSKPKEVTAKDILGNPSYLAICYGGYRENTRDIQPTIEQLKEDLKILSALKIKVVRTYNVHLKHASNVLLAIEQLKKEDANFEMYVMLGAWIDCKNAWTNLEPNHFEESERNAIEIKKAVELANKHPKIVKIIAVGNEAMVKWATSYYVQPSVILKWVNHLQDLKKQNKLSKEVWITSSDDFASWGGGDTSYHTKDLEELIKAVDYVSMHTYPYHNSHYNPEFWQSSSKENHLNEIQKAESAMLRAQQFAEKQFQDVTAYVHKISPNKPIHIGETGWASSSDGHYGAHGSKASDEYKQALYYQSMRTWTAKEGISCFFFEAFDEPWKDSQNKNGSENYFGIFTVDGKAKFALWNQVDANVFSSLKRDGNAIVKTFSGNKTELMETVLAPPIKK, from the coding sequence ATGAAAAGTGTCAAAAGCATAGCATTCATAAAAGCATCAAAAATATTTTTTTTGATTGGAATCCTATGTTTTGGATTTTCATGTAAAACCAAATTAACGAGCCAAACCAAAAATTCAAAACCAAAAGAAGTGACGGCAAAAGATATTTTAGGAAATCCAAGTTATTTAGCAATTTGCTATGGCGGTTATCGAGAAAATACAAGAGATATTCAACCCACAATCGAACAATTAAAAGAAGATTTAAAAATTCTTTCTGCTTTAAAAATAAAAGTTGTTAGAACCTATAATGTCCATTTGAAACACGCCTCAAATGTTTTATTAGCAATTGAACAATTAAAAAAAGAAGATGCCAATTTTGAAATGTATGTTATGCTAGGTGCTTGGATTGATTGTAAAAATGCGTGGACAAATCTCGAACCAAATCATTTTGAAGAAAGCGAAAGAAACGCAATTGAAATTAAAAAAGCAGTAGAATTAGCTAATAAACATCCAAAAATTGTAAAAATCATCGCAGTGGGTAACGAAGCTATGGTAAAATGGGCAACCAGTTATTATGTGCAACCAAGTGTCATTTTAAAATGGGTGAATCATTTGCAAGATTTAAAAAAGCAAAACAAACTATCAAAAGAGGTTTGGATTACAAGTTCAGACGATTTTGCTTCTTGGGGTGGTGGAGATACGAGTTATCACACTAAAGATTTAGAAGAATTGATAAAAGCAGTCGATTATGTTTCGATGCATACGTACCCGTATCATAATTCGCATTATAACCCTGAATTTTGGCAATCATCTAGTAAAGAAAATCATTTGAATGAAATTCAAAAAGCGGAATCAGCAATGCTAAGAGCACAACAATTTGCCGAAAAACAATTTCAGGATGTAACAGCCTATGTGCACAAGATAAGTCCTAATAAACCCATTCATATCGGGGAAACAGGTTGGGCTTCTAGTTCTGATGGACATTATGGTGCTCACGGTTCAAAAGCTTCTGATGAATACAAACAAGCATTATATTATCAAAGTATGAGAACTTGGACCGCTAAAGAGGGTATTTCTTGTTTCTTTTTTGAAGCCTTTGATGAACCTTGGAAAGACAGCCAAAATAAAAACGGTTCTGAAAATTATTTCGGAATTTTCACCGTAGATGGAAAAGCAAAATTTGCCTTATGGAATCAAGTAGATGCCAATGTATTTTCTTCTTTAAAAAGAGATGGAAACGCAATAGTTAAAACGTTTTCTGGAAATAAAACAGAACTGATGGAAACGGTTTTAGCACCACCAATTAAAAAGTAA